The Cloeon dipterum chromosome 3, ieCloDipt1.1, whole genome shotgun sequence genome includes a region encoding these proteins:
- the LOC135940513 gene encoding uncharacterized protein LOC135940513 has translation MIVLLALVLSFIAGGEVAVTPVDPSAYPYVVKVDFLGIPEYITEPALMVSARYILASKTADTEPAALKITDQAGKVRSVFKVTPILDGVFTYTYLKVCDKFNGRTYPMTASSYNDLSSDVPNSEMLFYYNNSHVLQKVPATVMSTANCTISSGGSINETGICVYQDTTPGFCSFLSNSSDIMRWPLLSINGQPQGFLEYYGCDATMTVTDDFDFNNIGYYRSDIIDVIPLVTIK, from the exons ATGATTGTCCTTCTCGCCCTCGTCCTCTCTTTCA tcgctGGAGGTGAAGTTGCTGTAACACCAGTGGATCCATCCGCTTATCCTTATGTC GTGAAAGTGGATTTTCTTGGTATTCCTGAATATATAACCGAACCTGCACTGATGGTTAGCGCTCGCTATATTCTGGCTTCAAAAACCGCAGACACCGA aCCAGCAGCTTTGAAAATCACCGACCAGGCGGGCAAGGTTCGGTCTGTGTTCAAAGTTACGCCGATTTTGGACGGGGTCTTCACCTACACATATCTGAAGGTTTGCGACAAATTCAACGGGAGGACGTATCCCATGACGGCATCCAGTTACAACGATTTGTCCTCAGACGTTCCAAACTCTGAAATGCTTTTCTACTACAATAACTCG CACGTGCTTCAAAAAGTTCCCGCCACGGTGATGAGCACTGCCAACTGCACCATCTCATCTGGGGGGTCCATCAACGAAACAGGAATTTGCGTCTACCAGGACACCACTCCGGGTTTTTGCTCA TTCTTATCAAACTCATCCGACATTATGCGTTGGCCGTTGCTCTCAATCAATGGCCAACCTCAAGGATTTTTAGAATACTACGGTTGCGATGCTACCATGACCGTCACggatgattttgatttcaacaACATCGGCTACTACCGTTCGGATATCATCGATGTCATCCCCTTGGTGACCATCAAATAG
- the LOC135941076 gene encoding uncharacterized protein LOC135941076, whose protein sequence is MTLRQRHPRGEWTTRSISCTMANNGDISFQQDLDNHEEEMFGKLLTAQMERTELVRMLEEASKQRLTHRYYYFNRFRVRYNEAVTYPDDKLDYTDLAEALSRARNIDSTLSVRIRDLKRKLEDVDLECLRLEDQMESQNVMK, encoded by the exons ATGACGCTCAGGCAAAGGCACCCACGTGGTGAGTGGACAACTAGATCTAT aagTTGCACGATGGCGAATAATGGTGATATATCATTTCAACAAGACCTTGACAACCATGAAGAGGAAATG TTTGGGAAATTGCTCACCGCGCAGATGGAGCGGACAGAGTTGGTGAGGATGTTGGAGGAGGCAAGCAAGCAGCGGCTCACCCACCGCTACTACTACTTCAACCGTTTCCGCGTCAGGTACAACGAGGCTGTCACCTACCCTGACGACAAACTGGACTACACTGACCTGGCCGAGGCGCTGTCGAGGGCCAGAAATATCGACAGCACTCTCTCAGTTAGAATTAGGGACCTGAAAAGGAAACTCGAG GACGTTGACCTCGAGTGCTTGAGACTTGAAGACCAAATGGAGTCGCAGAATGTtatgaaatga